The proteins below come from a single Streptomyces sp. B3I8 genomic window:
- the cysD gene encoding sulfate adenylyltransferase subunit CysD yields MTTVASVTEETDSPYALSHLDALESEAVHIFREVAGEFERPVILFSGGKDSILMLHLALKAFTPAPVPFSLLHVDTGHNFPEVLAYRDRAVERHRLRLHVASVQDYIDRGVLKERPDGTRNPLQIVPLTEKIQSERFDAVFGGGRRDEEKARAKERVFSLRDEFSQWDPRRQRPELWNLYNGRHAPGEHVRVFPLSNWTELDVWQYIARERIELPQIYFAHEREVFARNGMWLTAGEWGGPKGGETVQKRQVRYRTVGDMSCTGAVDSDADTIEKVITEIAASRLTERGATRADDKLSEAAMEDRKREGYF; encoded by the coding sequence ATGACGACCGTCGCCTCCGTCACCGAGGAGACCGACAGCCCGTACGCGCTCTCGCACCTGGACGCGCTGGAGTCCGAGGCGGTGCACATCTTCCGCGAGGTGGCGGGCGAGTTCGAACGGCCGGTGATCCTCTTCTCCGGTGGCAAGGACTCCATCCTGATGCTCCACCTGGCGCTGAAGGCGTTCACCCCCGCCCCCGTGCCGTTCTCCCTGCTCCATGTGGACACCGGTCACAACTTCCCCGAGGTCCTCGCCTACCGCGACCGGGCGGTGGAGCGGCACCGGCTGCGCCTGCATGTCGCCTCGGTGCAGGACTACATCGACCGGGGGGTGCTGAAGGAGCGCCCGGACGGCACCCGCAACCCACTGCAGATCGTCCCGCTCACCGAGAAGATCCAGAGCGAGAGGTTCGACGCCGTCTTCGGCGGCGGGCGCAGGGACGAGGAGAAGGCGCGGGCGAAGGAACGCGTGTTCTCCCTGCGGGACGAGTTCTCCCAGTGGGACCCGCGCCGCCAGCGCCCCGAGCTGTGGAACCTGTACAACGGCCGCCACGCGCCCGGCGAGCATGTCCGCGTCTTCCCGCTGTCCAACTGGACCGAGCTGGACGTGTGGCAGTACATCGCCCGCGAGCGCATCGAGCTGCCGCAGATCTACTTCGCCCACGAGCGCGAGGTGTTCGCCCGCAACGGCATGTGGCTGACCGCCGGTGAGTGGGGCGGGCCCAAGGGGGGCGAGACGGTTCAGAAGCGGCAGGTCCGCTACCGCACCGTCGGTGACATGTCCTGCACCGGAGCGGTCGACTCCGACGCCGACACCATCGAGAAGGTGATCACCGAGATCGCCGCCTCCCGGCTCACCGAACGCGGTGCCACCCGCGCCGACGACAAGCTGTCGGAGGCCGCGATGGAGGACCGCAAGCGCGAGGGGTACTTCTAG